ggccatggttggTATAGACTATcagtttcttggctataacctttacggaagcaaattgccaggtctttctcttacagagccactgggtagatttgaaccaccagtctttcagttagcagctgagtgcttaactgttctgCTACCAGGCCTCCTTCCTTATATCACTCAGCAGTGATTAGGCTTAGggcacaccctatactgataggACCTCAGGAAcctaacaaagaaagccctatttccaaaaaggatcacatccacaggtgtaggggttaggattccaacacgtatcTGGGGGACACGTATCTGGGGGACACGGTTTAGTCCATAACAGGACCTGATAAGAACGGTGTTCCTCTTCTCGCTCAAACTCTTTGTCTCTCAGAGAGGCCGAGCTGAGGAACACGACAATCTGGTAAAATTGTGTGGCTCTTGAAAAGAGCCAAGAAGGCCACAGGCTCAGGGTGCTAGCCCCAAATAGGCACTGTCATTTCCCTTCCGCCCCACAGTAGAGGCGAGCCTGCTTGGGGATCCACAAATTCCAGGTGGAATGCCAGCTTGTTCCCCGCTAAGCTGGTGACACTTGTCCTGTCCCTCCCCCTCTgccagtctcagttttctcatccataaaatggaatactccTGACCTCAAAGGGCCAGGAGGGGTGGTAACATGTATGAGCCCCTGGTATGGCCCCTGACCCATTGTGGACACTCAAAAACACTTCcttgaggaaaatgaagaaaagtaaagatacaagggaaggattagtccaaaggactaatagaccacatctaccacggccttaacaagacagagtccagtacaactagatggtgcccagctaccatcaccaactgctctgacagggatcacaatagagggccccagacagagctggaggaaaatgtagaacaaaattctaactcataaaaaagaccagacttactggtctgatagagactggagaaactacaagagtatggcccccagacacccttttcgctcagtaataaagtcacacCCGAGGTTCAGCctacagccaaagattagacaggcttataaaacaaaacaagactaaaggggatataccagcccaggggcaaggactagaagccaggaggggacaggaaggctggtaatagggaacaggaaggctggtaatagggaaccctaggttgagaagggagagtcttGACGATGTAGTGGCATTGTTAATCAGTGTCATAAAAGAATATGTGTAGTGTTttttgagaaactagtttgttctataaaccatcgtctaaagtacaataaaaataaaaacaaaaacaaaaaacacttcctTGAAATGGAATGTAaggctaattgcctccaagaaAAAGTATCTCCTGTGTCATCAAGACCagaaataactagatggtgcctggcttctgaacattttgattaaaaactTCTGTAGAAGAATCGTGTTCAAAAGGGGCAAAATGTGGAAccaaattttaaattctcatggactccagactttctggagctattgaGGCTGTATGGACTCctaaaactgttgccctgagataatctttaaactttacaccaaaaatattttctgaagtcttctttaaaacaagcaatatttaaaaacaaagcaaaactgtgaactaattccagctcatagctaccctataggacagagtagaactgccccatagggcttaccaggccgtaatctttacaaaagcagactgccacatctatctatctcccttggagtggctggtggcttcgaactgctgacttgttagttagcagctgagtgcttaatcactgtgccaccagggctgctccaAACCAAACaagtgttgtgtgccatcaagtcgattccaactctataggacagagtagaactgccaggtggatctgaactgcccaccttttggttagcagcctgagcttttaacccctgtgccatcaAAGCTCCATAACCAAAAAATAGATTATCTTGTTATTAAAGAATATTGCcttaagcactgtgctcttttaagatctgtctatgtgagaccaaaatgacaacggcaacttgaaaaattaggaaacttagagggcagtgagttgatgttaatgggggaggaacaactcagaaaaggagggtgagaatggctgcacgactcaaaggatgtaatcaatgtcactgaattactgtacgtgtagaaattgttgaattggtgcatgttcggCTCTGTGTACTTTCAACAACAATTAATGAACGGTGAATTCTGGGGGGGATTTTTCACAAGCGGATCACATTggtcccatgttccatgaagcacatcacacacGCGGTACCTGTTGgtaccatggcccaggaagtgtaTCACAAGCTGTTTTCACCCCAAAAACAACTTATttacacaaaggaaatagtaaccatacttgcaagccttatctcgctGTACAGAAGCCAGAAGACAGAGAAATTTCACACAATTTCTTCTCCGGGAAGCATCTCCTCACAcaaatggctctcaacactcaaatgtggcACAGACCAACCTCCTTGTTTTTTAGGCGGTTGCACCAGTATCCACCAGGACCTAGTAAAGTGGTTCACATGCCTGCCAGTAAACCTCTAGGGGTGGAAAACGTAGCTGGAACATACATGCACCGTTGCCTGTTAAAGGGTTTAAAAAAAGACATGCCTCCTGGCCTGTCCTGAGGTTGGCCAGGACCCAGGACGGTGGGCAGAGGAGACAGACTAGGATTTGAGTCCAGTGTTTCTGACCAGGCCTCGGCCGCGGACCAGGACCCAGGACGGTGGGCAGAGGAGACAGACTAGGATTTGAGTCCAGTGTTTCTGACCAGGCCTCAGCCGCGGACCAGAACCAGGACCCTGAATCATACCCAAAACACCCTCTCCAGAGAGCCCCGCTGAACCCTTTCTGTCTCCCCCAGGACAAAGTGGCTTGGGGAAATCCACCCTAATCAACACCCTCTTCAAATCCAAAATCAGTCGGAAGTCAGTGCAGCCCACTTCAGAAGAGCGCATCCCGAAAACCATTGAGATCAAGTCCATCACACACGGTGAGCTTCAGGGAGGGGACTGAGAGGCCTCTCCTTCTGGGAGCATGGGTCCGGCAAACTCAGATCCCTGTCAGCTGGGACTCACCAGGACATCCCTGGGCATGTTGGAGACGCTGGGTAGGAATCTGTGCAGTGTTGGGGCTGCTCTCCAGGACCCCTGAGCGCTTGTCAGACTGAGCACCCTGGGAACTACTAAGCTTCCACCAAATACATGAGGGGTGGGATGCTCAGAATACTCCTAGGGCCAGGCTGCTGGAGGCCGTCCCTTCTAGAGTCAGGTCCCTGGAGGCCATCCCTTCTGGGGTGAGGCCACCAGAGGCCATCCCTTCTACAGTCGGGTCCCTGGAGGCTGTCGAATCTAGAGATGGGTTCCTGGAGGCCGTCCCTTCTAGCGTCAGGCTGATGGAGGTTGTCCCTTCTAGAGTCAGGCTACTGGAGACCTTCGCTTCTACACTCAGGTCTCTGGAGGCTGCCCCTTCTAGAGACGGATTCCTGGAGGCCATCCTTTCTAGACTCTGGTCCCTGGAGGCCATCCCTTCTAGAGCTGGGTCCCTGGAGGCCATCCCTTCTAGAGTCAGGCCATGGAGGCTGTCCCTTCTAGACTTGGGTCCCTGGAGGCTGTTGCTTCTAGGGATGGGTCCCTGGAGGCTGTCCCTTCTAGAGACAGGTACCTAGAGGCCATCACTTCTAGTCAGACCCCTGGAGGCCATTCCTTCTAGGGTCAGGTCACTGGAGGCCCTCATCTTCCTGGCATCCCCTTGGGCGTTGTCACTGTCCACCCTGAGGTGCCCCTAATGGACCTACTTGGGACTGGGCCAGTCAGTTGGCCTGAGGGCCTCATGCTACCAGGCAGAATCCGCCCTCCCTGTGAAGGTTGGTCTCCCCTCTGAGCTTGGTGGATGCTGTTTTCCATGCAGATATTGAGGAGAAGGGTGTCCGAATGAAGCTGACGGTGATTGACACGCCGGGGTTCGGGGACCATATCAACAATGAGAACTGGTGAGGGTCCCGCGGGCTGTGGGCACCATTCCTCCAGGGGAAAGAGCTGCAGCAGGGGATTTCAGATCCCCAGAGTCCCACCAGCATGAGAGCCAGGGAGGGTTCTGTGGCCGGCCACTGGGAGAGGGGGCAGAGCCTGCCATAGGTCCCACGTGCCCTTAACACCACGTGTCCAGTAGGTCCAGAAATTTCTGGACCAAAGCCTGGTTGCCCGGAGAATCTTGttctccctccaccctccctgAGGTCAAAGGTCAGCATGAGAGGTAGGTTTGGACTCTGGGCTGAACCTATATACTGAGGGAGGTCTCCCAGGTTGGATGTGGGTTTGGGGAAGCTGGGAACTGGTGGCATTTGGACGAGGACCAGAGGGAAGTTGTCCCTGACTGTGCGGTCCTCGCCCCTGGGGACGGCTCCTGGGCTGGCAGGGAGGAGGTGCTGTGTGGCTCAGTGGCTCCCCTTCCCCATGCAGCTGGCAGCCCATCATGAAGTTCATCAACGACCAGTACGAGAAGTACCTGCAGGAGGAGATCAACATCAACCGGAAGAAGCGGATCCCGGACACGCGTGTGCACTGCTGTCTCTACTTCATCCCTGCCACCGGCCACGCGTACGTGCGGGCCCTGGGGTGGGCTGCTGGGGGCCATTGCTGGCAGGAGGGCCAGGGCCGCCTCCACGGTGCTGTCCACCTGCCCCCATGGTCTGTCCACCTGCTCCCATAGTGCTATCCCCCTGCCCCCACGGTCCTGTCCCCCTGCCCCCATGGTGCtgtcctccctgcccccacagtGCTGTCCACCTGCCCCCATGGCACTGTCCACCTTCCCCCACGGTGCTGTCCCCCCTGCCCCCATGGCACTGTCCACCTTCCCCCACGGTGCTGTCCCCCCTGCCCCCACAGTGCTGTCCTCCTGCCTCTATGGTGCTGTCCACCTGCCCCCATGGCACTGTCCACCTGCCTCCAAGGTGCTGTCCCCCCGCCCCCACGGTCTGCCCACCTTGCAGCTGGGCCGAGTGGCTGAGTCAAGGCTATGGTCAGCAGCTGTTAAGTAGCTGACGTATGCTTTCACTGCTGTATTCCTGCTCCCCACCAACAGCCTGGCTGACCCCATGCCCATGGCCTTGCTCTTGTGTGCATTGGAGCCATCTTTGAGCCTCCCGTGGCATCCACCAAGGGACCCCCACAGTTCCATCCTCGGCCCTGAGCTGTGACCCCATTTCCTGCCTCCCCCTAAGCCGCATCTGACTCAGGTGGTTCTGTTCCAGCCTCAGGCCGCTGGACATCGAGTTCATGAAACGCCTGAGCAAAGTGGTCAACATTGTCCCGGTCATTGCCAAGGCCGACACGCTGACCCTAGAGGAGAGGGTCTACTTCAAACAGCGGGTAGGacccccagcctctgccctgcccccacccctctgAGGCAGCCTGGATAACCCTGGCACAGCCAGCCCACCCCGGGGAACCacatggccatggaagcagccctCAGGGGCTTTCTGGCTATCCCAAACTCTCAGTAGCAGCTCCACATGGTAGGGGGCTCCCGAAGGCTTTGGAGCAGATGCAGACCAGGCAGATGGCATGCCTCCCAGGACCAGAGTGGACGAAGGGCCCGTCCCCCACAGGTTTTCATTAGAAATGCTTGGTTTTCATCAGGTAGAAGGGCGAATGCACAGAGACGTCCCCGCCTTGGGGAACAAGTGGCTGCCTCCTTCTCTCCCATGACCCAGAGGCCACTGCTGGCTGGGGAGGGGGTGCCAGGGCAGGAGGGTAAGCCCTGGGTTGGTTCTTCCTAATGGGGTACATGTCAGAACCCCTAGGGAACCTTAAAAACTCAGGTGCCTGGGCTCTCTGGAGCCTCTGCCTTGGGGGGGGGCGACCTTCAAATCTCATTCTGAAAGCGCCATAGGTCCTGCCAACCCTTTGTCCCCAAGCCAGATGTCAGGGGTCTTCCCAGCATGCTTAGGGAAGGGCGGTTCACCTTGAAGTCTGTATTTGCTGGAGAAAGAGAACCCAGCAAGTTCCAGAAGCTGTCCTAGAACCatctgccgttgagtcgactctgacttatggcaaccccacgtgtgtcagtagaactgtgctccacagggtttccagtggctgatttttcagaagtagattgccaggcctttcttctgaggtgcctctgggtggactagaacctccagccttgcagttagcagctgagcacattcactgtttgcaccactcaaggggCAGTAATGATGTCTCCTCATGGGGACGTTCTGCCTTGGACATCACCCAAGTTGGGGTGCAGCTGTCCCTGAAAAAGGCGGTGCTGGTTTAACGCAGGCTGGTGCACGCTGGCCCGGGGGGCACTATGTGGGCCCTCGGGGAACTGAAATGTGAAAGCCTTTCTCAGTGGAGTTTCTGGGGGTTGGGATGAGCTAGAGAGGCAGAACAAGGGGGCCCTTGGGACGATGACCAGGGCCCCCAGAGCTGCAACGACTCCTTGGCCAGCAGCTTCCAGCCTCCTGAGCTCACCTCAGGGAGCACGGGAAGTGGGGATTATCGGGGTCACCGGCCCGTAGTCTGGGGCAGCACACAGCATGGTGGCCTTGGTGATGGGAGGATGCCTGGTGGGTGGTGACCTGACTACAAGGGTGGTGCCCCCATCGCCCCTTCCCGCCCCCCAGATCACAGCGGACCTGCTATCGAACGGCATTGATGTGTACCCCCAGAAGGAGTTCGATGAGGATTCAGAGGACCGGCTGGTGAATGAGAAGTTCCGTGTGAGTGCCTCAGGCAGGGTCCCACTCCCCGGGCACCTCATGACCCCGTTCCTGTTGGGGGATGCGTGGGGGAGGGTCCTCCTGCCCCGTCCAGGTCAGCTGCTTGGGGGAGGCAGAGGAGATGGCCTTGGGCCAGGAGCCTGTCCTCTGGCTGGGGTGGGACACAGCCCAGGTGtccacccacccctctctttCCAGGGCCCCTGGCTTCCAGACCTCAGTTCTGGGGCCCCAGGCTAGAGCTGCCCCCAGGAGCCCCGGGGAATGGACTGGCCTTTCCGTGTTGAGTGACCCACGCTCTGCCCCTTCCCAGGAGATGATTCCATTTGCTGTGGTGGGCAGTGACCACGAGTACCAGGTCAACGGGAAGAGGATCCTGGGGAGGAAGACCAAGTGGGGCACCATCGAAGGTACTCGGGCTGGCTCATGGGCCACACAGGGAATCACACACCTGGGATTGCACCTGCTGTCTGGGAGCACATGCCAGGCCCTTCGGCTGCTCTCGGGGCACCATCTTCCTTTTCTATATAgtaatattctattttatttttggtaaaaatatacacagcaaaagccACTCCCACTCAGCACGGTCTAGACATactgatcagtgacattggtggATTCTTCCCATTGTGTCAGCGTTCTTGTTATTTCACTCCCACTGGCTTCAACTCCCTGCCCCCAACCTCCTTATTTATGCTTTAGAAtagctgttgtccatttggtcttatataggtgGTTTTTTAAAAGAGGTCAATACTCAATGGTAACAATCTTTACTCTTTACGTTAACCTGTtgcttagtttaaagatgacttccgGAGATAGTTTCATTTCCAGGTTTGAAGAGTAAGTCAGGGCAATAGTGTCAGGGATTCCTCCGAACTCAATAAGTCCAATCTTGGGGCACCCCCATCTTGTTGCACTGCCCTAGCAACCAGGGAGGTGGTCTCCCATGGGCAGGGAAATGCTGAGGAAGGAGAGCCAGGACAGGGCCCTCATTCACCTAGGCTCTCTGAGCTAGAAATGCGGCTTACAGCTCTATCCAGCTCTAGAACCGGGCAGCCCTCCCCCCGAGAAGTTCCTGGTGCCCCTATACTTTAGGGATTGGACGGTGTGTTAGCATCTTGGCTTCTGTAATGAATTACCActactgggtggcttaaaagaagaaaaacttactctctcgcagttctggaggccagaagcccagaaatcaaggtgtcagcagggctggttcCCTCGAGAGGCTCTGGGGGGGATCTgttccctgcctctctcccagcttctggtggctgccagcagtccttggcttgtggctgcatcgctccagtctctgccttcagCTCCACATGTCCATCCCCTCCGTGTTCcccctcttataaggacatctATAATTGggtttggagccctgctggtgcagtggttgagagctacatagcaactacggctgctaaccaaaaggtcagcagtacaaatccaccagccactccttggaaactctatgggattgTTGTACTCTGtgttgtagggttgctatgagtctcaatcgactccacggcaacaggtttggtttttttggcataATTGGATTTAAGGATCTCtgctggcacaacggttaagcgctcagctgctaacagaaagattggtggctTCTACCCATctggtggctcctcaggagaaagacctggcaatttgctcccataaagattaaaaaaaaaaaaaaatagagcctagaaaatcctatggggcagttctaccctgtcacatagggttgctttgtgcCAAAAAGCTACTTTGCACACAACAACATAATTGGATTTAAGGATGATCTCATCTGCAAAGGCCATTTTCCCAAACAAGGTCCCAGGCACAGGTACTGGGGGGAGGCTGTGGACATGTCTTTTTGTTCAACCCTCTACTGACAGTAACACCCCAAGTGGAATGGACCTGAGCATGTCTGttcacttcctctctctgttccTCCCCGCTCTTTTGTGTAAACAACAATAACCACAAAGAACTCTTagccctcaagtcaattcagactctagctaccctgtaggacagagtagaactgcccaaaagtGTTTCTAAGGGTGTAGCCCTtagggcagcagactgccacatctttctcccgtggactggctggtgcgttcaaaccgccaaccttttggttagtggccgagcacttaacctctgtaccaccagggctgcttctctTTAGCATGGAGGAGGGAAAGCAGGATGGGCCACTTTGTTCCTTGAGAGTGGGTGGCTGAAAGGCCAGGGGAGAAGGAAGCAGAAAGTCACGGCAAGGGTGAGTCTGGGGCAGACAAGTGGCGGTGGGAGGCcctgcctcctcccccacccccaccccagctctgTGAGCTCAAGCAAGCCCCTTACTCCCCTAGAGCCTCAGTGTCACCATCCATAAAGTAGGTACAACGTGTCAAGACTTTAGTAAAATAAGAACACATGACAAAGGCTATCGAGGGCTTTGGGGGGAGAAATTCCTCCGAGAAACTGGTCATAAGGAAAACCACCACGTACTGAGCCCTCAGGACACACCAGCACATTCCACACGCCTCACCTCCTGTCATCCTGAAAGCTCCCTGTAGCAGAGGTAGCAGTACCCACCCTGTACAGAAAGGAGGTCCAGAGAAGCAGGTGGCCCAGCCAGGCACCAGAATACTCTAGAATGTATGTGCCTAGCCCTGCACTGGATTCCCAAGTAGGGAATTCATTCCCCAAGCCCCAGCCTCTCGGGAGGAGGGGAGGATTGCCATGCTGACCTTTCTCGTGGGCCCTGAATctccctgcctgctggcccaggccCTCTCATGCCGGCAAGAGGCAGGTGCCTCTCCCTGCCCTCCCACCACTGCGGGGCTGGTGGCCTGGGTGCGGCCTCATCTGGGGGTTTTCCAGTGTCGGCTGCTCCCTCTGGTTCTGCCTTCCTGCCTCACTGTCCCCTTGGCAGGGGTCTTGGTCCTAGAAGTATCTCTTTAGGGGCTGTTAGCCTCACTGACCAATCCAGTCCATTGGGCTCATCGCTGGTcccaatggttaatgcactcagctgctaaccaaaaggttggcggttcaagtccacccagagatgcctttgagaaaggcctggagatctccttccaaaaggtcacaaccttgaaaaccccatggagcagttctactctgacacacatgaggtcgccatgagttggggttgactcgatagcaactgggttttttttggcccctcttcttccatttcctctgttcccctctgcccaaAGAACTCTTTCTGTTTTGGAACCTTTTTGTGAAAGGTATGTTTGGAGGATGGAGAAGTTTGTGGTAAGAATAGGCTGGTGGGGACCGGGAGAGGAGGGCAACCCATAATGGACATGTCTCTGCTGCCCCTAGGTGGCGAACTCCAGACATCGCAGGCAGCCAGTGAGAAGGGAGACAGGGAAATGAACAAAGCTGCTTTTTGATCCTTTTTACTGTCTCTGCAGCCTCACTGCCTTGTGTGTTGTTTTGAGGCCCCATGGAACTTGTAAGGGCACCTGCGAGGTGGTGGTTCCTACACCCCAGCAGCCTTTTATGGGGACCCTGGTGGACAtgtcaaggagccctagtggcacagtggttaaagcactcagctgttaactgataggtggacagttcaaacccaccaactgctccacgaaaggaagatgtggcaatctgcttctgtaaagattgatagccttggacaccctgtggggcagttctactctgtcctatatggttgctgtaagttggagtcaactccatggcaatggtttggttttttttgttctgttttgcggGGACATGTCAGCCTGAACTTAGCTCCAGGCAGAGTTGAGCTTCCCCAGAAAGCTTGACTTGCCTTCCTCTTGGAGCCTCATGAGTTAACAGCCACTTTAggtacccttaaaaaaaaaaaaaaaaaaaaaaaatttttttttttttttttttttttttaaggaaccctGTTCACACAGTGGT
The window above is part of the Elephas maximus indicus isolate mEleMax1 chromosome 19, mEleMax1 primary haplotype, whole genome shotgun sequence genome. Proteins encoded here:
- the SEPTIN9 gene encoding septin-9 isoform X5, with protein sequence MTGGGTGKLEEEQGTRRRNREANSASEAAPGSTGDMADTPRDVGLKQAPAPRNEKAPVDFGYVGIDSILEQMRRKAMKQGFEFNIMVVGQSGLGKSTLINTLFKSKISRKSVQPTSEERIPKTIEIKSITHDIEEKGVRMKLTVIDTPGFGDHINNENCWQPIMKFINDQYEKYLQEEININRKKRIPDTRVHCCLYFIPATGHALRPLDIEFMKRLSKVVNIVPVIAKADTLTLEERVYFKQRITADLLSNGIDVYPQKEFDEDSEDRLVNEKFREMIPFAVVGSDHEYQVNGKRILGRKTKWGTIEVENTTHCEFAYLRDLLIRTHMQNIKDITSSIHFEAYRVKRLNEGNSVMSNGVEEKEPEAQEI
- the SEPTIN9 gene encoding septin-9 isoform X6; this encodes MADTPRDVGLKQAPAPRNEKAPVDFGYVGIDSILEQMRRKAMKQGFEFNIMVVGQSGLGKSTLINTLFKSKISRKSVQPTSEERIPKTIEIKSITHDIEEKGVRMKLTVIDTPGFGDHINNENCWQPIMKFINDQYEKYLQEEININRKKRIPDTRVHCCLYFIPATGHALRPLDIEFMKRLSKVVNIVPVIAKADTLTLEERVYFKQRITADLLSNGIDVYPQKEFDEDSEDRLVNEKFREMIPFAVVGSDHEYQVNGKRILGRKTKWGTIEVENTTHCEFAYLRDLLIRTHMQNIKDITSSIHFEAYRVKRLNEGNSVMSNGVEEKEPEAQEI
- the SEPTIN9 gene encoding septin-9 isoform X4, producing the protein MNDLLPRALVLEGPGRGQAPGLSRLLAGFQNGLGAIGKTWAFSPRAEPATSQPVPTGDVGQEGRRRIGAAETQLVNRKVLCEASEAAPGSTGDMADTPRDVGLKQAPAPRNEKAPVDFGYVGIDSILEQMRRKAMKQGFEFNIMVVGQSGLGKSTLINTLFKSKISRKSVQPTSEERIPKTIEIKSITHDIEEKGVRMKLTVIDTPGFGDHINNENCWQPIMKFINDQYEKYLQEEININRKKRIPDTRVHCCLYFIPATGHALRPLDIEFMKRLSKVVNIVPVIAKADTLTLEERVYFKQRITADLLSNGIDVYPQKEFDEDSEDRLVNEKFREMIPFAVVGSDHEYQVNGKRILGRKTKWGTIEVENTTHCEFAYLRDLLIRTHMQNIKDITSSIHFEAYRVKRLNEGNSVMSNGVEEKEPEAQEI